One part of the Muntiacus reevesi chromosome 20, mMunRee1.1, whole genome shotgun sequence genome encodes these proteins:
- the SLC17A2 gene encoding sodium-dependent phosphate transport protein 3 isoform X2 gives MDEKPSTRKSPEFCSLRYGLALIMHFSNFTMITQRVSLSIAIIAMVNSTQQPGLFNTSTERPLAFTFNHSNRSIKEFNTAEVSVYEWSPETQGIIFSSINYGIILTLIPSGYLAGIFGAKQMLGAGLLISSLLTLFTPLAADFGVILVIVIRTVQGMAQGMAWTGQFTIWAKWAPPLERSKLTSIAGSGSAFGSFIILCVGGLISQALGWPFIFYIFGSIGCVCCLLWFTVIYDDPLHHPCISIREKEHIVSSLTQQSSSPRRSVPIKSMVRCLPLWAIFTGFFSHFWLCTIIITYLPTYISSVLRVNIRDSGVLSSLPFIAAASCTILGGQLADFLLSRNLLRLITVRKLFSSLDMQVSSWESQGDLGSLQESSLPLPLDSLSVRILCLVGGMYFF, from the exons ATGGATGAGAAGCCTTCCACCAGGAAAA GTCCTGAATTCTGTTCGTTACGCTATGGACTGGCTCTCATCATGCACTTCTCAAACTTCACCATGATAACCCAGCGTGTGAGTCTAAGCATTGCAATCATTGCCATGGTGAACAGCACTCAGCAGCCTGGTTTATTCAATACCTCCACAGAAAGACCTCTTGCATTCACCTTCAATCACTCCAACAGATCCATCAAGGAATTTAATACAGCAGAA gtctcTGTATATGAATGGAGTCCAGAAACTCAGGGTATCATCTTTAGCTCCATCAACTACGGGATAATACTAACTCTGATCCCAAGCGGCTATTTAGCAGGGATATTTGGAGCAAAACAGATGCTTGGTGCTGGTTTGCTGATCTCCTCCCTTCTCACTCTCTTTACACCATTGGCTGCTGACTTTGGAGTGATTCTGGTTATTGTGATTCGGACAGTCCAGGGCATGGCTCAG GGTATGGCATGGACAGGTCAGTTTACAATATGGGCAAAATGGGCTCCCCCACTTGAACGAAGCAAGCTCACCAGCATTGCGGGATCAG GGTCAGCGTTTGGGTCCTTCATCATTCTCTGTGTGGGGGGACTAATCTCCCAGGCCTTGGGCTGGCCTTTTATCTTCTACATTTTTG gtagcattgGCTGTGTCTGCTGTCTCCTGTGGTTCACAGTGATTTACGATGACCCCTTGCATCACCCATGCATAAGCATCAGAGAAAAGGAACACATCGTGTCTTCTCTGACTCAACAG TCCAGTTCTCCTAGACGATCTGTCCCCATAAAGTCTATGGTCAGATGCCTACCACTTTGGGCCATTTTCACGGGGTTTTTCAGCCATTTCTGGTTATGCACCATAATCATAACATACCTACCAACGTATATCAGTTCTGTGCTCCGTGTCAACATCAGAGAC AGTGGGGTTCTGTCCTCCCTGCCTTTTATTGCTGCTGCAAGTTGTACAATTCTTGGAGGTCAACTGGCAGATTTCCTCCTGTCCAGGAATCTTCTTAGATTAATCACTGTCCGAAAACTCTTTTCATCCTTAG ATATGCAAGTTTCCTCATGGGAATCTCAAGGGGATTTGGGCTCATTGCAGGAATCATCTCTTCCACTGCCACTGGATTCCTTATCAGTCAG gATTCTGTGTCTGGTTGGAGGAATGTATTTTTTCTAG
- the SLC17A2 gene encoding sodium-dependent phosphate transport protein 3 isoform X1: MDEKPSTRKSPEFCSLRYGLALIMHFSNFTMITQRVSLSIAIIAMVNSTQQPGLFNTSTERPLAFTFNHSNRSIKEFNTAEVSVYEWSPETQGIIFSSINYGIILTLIPSGYLAGIFGAKQMLGAGLLISSLLTLFTPLAADFGVILVIVIRTVQGMAQGMAWTGQFTIWAKWAPPLERSKLTSIAGSGSAFGSFIILCVGGLISQALGWPFIFYIFGSIGCVCCLLWFTVIYDDPLHHPCISIREKEHIVSSLTQQSSSPRRSVPIKSMVRCLPLWAIFTGFFSHFWLCTIIITYLPTYISSVLRVNIRDSGVLSSLPFIAAASCTILGGQLADFLLSRNLLRLITVRKLFSSLGLLLPSLCAVALPFVASSYTTTIILLILIPGTSNLCDSGFIINTLDVAPRYASFLMGISRGFGLIAGIISSTATGFLISQDSVSGWRNVFFLAAAVNMFGLVFYLTFGQAEIQHWAKERTLTRL; this comes from the exons ATGGATGAGAAGCCTTCCACCAGGAAAA GTCCTGAATTCTGTTCGTTACGCTATGGACTGGCTCTCATCATGCACTTCTCAAACTTCACCATGATAACCCAGCGTGTGAGTCTAAGCATTGCAATCATTGCCATGGTGAACAGCACTCAGCAGCCTGGTTTATTCAATACCTCCACAGAAAGACCTCTTGCATTCACCTTCAATCACTCCAACAGATCCATCAAGGAATTTAATACAGCAGAA gtctcTGTATATGAATGGAGTCCAGAAACTCAGGGTATCATCTTTAGCTCCATCAACTACGGGATAATACTAACTCTGATCCCAAGCGGCTATTTAGCAGGGATATTTGGAGCAAAACAGATGCTTGGTGCTGGTTTGCTGATCTCCTCCCTTCTCACTCTCTTTACACCATTGGCTGCTGACTTTGGAGTGATTCTGGTTATTGTGATTCGGACAGTCCAGGGCATGGCTCAG GGTATGGCATGGACAGGTCAGTTTACAATATGGGCAAAATGGGCTCCCCCACTTGAACGAAGCAAGCTCACCAGCATTGCGGGATCAG GGTCAGCGTTTGGGTCCTTCATCATTCTCTGTGTGGGGGGACTAATCTCCCAGGCCTTGGGCTGGCCTTTTATCTTCTACATTTTTG gtagcattgGCTGTGTCTGCTGTCTCCTGTGGTTCACAGTGATTTACGATGACCCCTTGCATCACCCATGCATAAGCATCAGAGAAAAGGAACACATCGTGTCTTCTCTGACTCAACAG TCCAGTTCTCCTAGACGATCTGTCCCCATAAAGTCTATGGTCAGATGCCTACCACTTTGGGCCATTTTCACGGGGTTTTTCAGCCATTTCTGGTTATGCACCATAATCATAACATACCTACCAACGTATATCAGTTCTGTGCTCCGTGTCAACATCAGAGAC AGTGGGGTTCTGTCCTCCCTGCCTTTTATTGCTGCTGCAAGTTGTACAATTCTTGGAGGTCAACTGGCAGATTTCCTCCTGTCCAGGAATCTTCTTAGATTAATCACTGTCCGAAAACTCTTTTCATCCTTAG GCCTCCTCCTTCCATCACTATGTGCTGTGGCCCTCCCTTTTGTGGCTTCCAGTTATACAACAACCATTATTTTGCTGATACTTATTCCTGGGACCAGCAACCTGTGTGATTCTGGATTCATCATCAACACCTTAGATGTTGCCCCCCG ATATGCAAGTTTCCTCATGGGAATCTCAAGGGGATTTGGGCTCATTGCAGGAATCATCTCTTCCACTGCCACTGGATTCCTTATCAGTCAG gATTCTGTGTCTGGTTGGAGGAATGTATTTTTTCTAGCTGCTGCTGTCAACATGTTTGGCCTGGTTTTTTACCTCACATTTGGACAAGCAGAAATCCAGCACTGGGCCAAAGAAAGGACTCTCACCCGTCTCTGA